A single Vigna radiata var. radiata cultivar VC1973A chromosome 8, Vradiata_ver6, whole genome shotgun sequence DNA region contains:
- the LOC106770812 gene encoding probable ribose-5-phosphate isomerase 2 encodes MAIPYPHFIATEKAAMDAGLLLPSSSRSPSVIFTQDDLKKIAAYKAVEYVESGMVLGLGTGSTAKHAVNRIGELLRQGKLKDIVGIPTSKITHEQALSLGIPLSDLDSHPVVDLAIDGADEVDPFLNLVKGRGGSLLREKMVESACKKFIVIVDESKLVNYVGGSGLAMPVEVIRFCWKFTAERLRKLFEEAGCVAKLRTFGEKEEPYVTDNGNFIVDLYFKRSIGDLKVASDAILQLAGVVEHGMFLNMATTVIVAGELGLTVKNK; translated from the coding sequence ATGGCCATTCCCTACCCTCATTTCATCGCCACTGAGAAGGCTGCCATGGACGCCGGCCTTCTCCTCCCTTCCTCCTCCCGCTCCCCCTCCGTCATATTCACCCAAGATGACCTCAAGAAGATCGCCGCCTACAAGGCCGTCGAGTACGTCGAATCCGGCATGGTTCTCGGCCTTGGCACTGGCTCCACCGCCAAGCACGCCGTCAACCGCATCGGCGAGCTTCTCCGCCAGGGCAAGCTCAAAGACATCGTTGGAATACCCACCTCCAAGATAACCCACGAACAGGCACTCTCCCTCGGGATCCCCCTGTCCGATCTCGACTCCCACCCTGTTGTCGATCTGGCCATTGACGGCGCCGACGAGGTTGACCCCTTTCTCAACCTTGTCAAGGGTCGCGGTGGCTCCCTCCTTAGGGAGAAGATGGTGGAGAGCGCGTGCAAGAAGTTTATTGTCATTGTTGATGAGTCCAAGCTTGTGAACTATGTAGGGGGGAGTGGATTGGCCATGCCCGTTGAGGTTATTCGGTTTTGTTGGAAGTTCACTGCTGAGAGGTTGCGCAAGCTCTTTGAGGAGGCTGGGTGTGTTGCCAAGCTTAGGACTTTTGGGGAGAAGGAGGAACCCTATGTCACGGACAATGGGAACTTCATTGTGGATTTGTATTTCAAGAGGAGTATTGGGGATTTGAAGGTTGCTAGTGACGCAATTCTGCAGCTTGCTGGGGTGGTGGAGCATGGCATGTTTCTAAATATGGCTACCACGGTTATTGTGGCAGGGGAGCTGGGCTTGACGGTGAAGAATAAATAG
- the LOC106770696 gene encoding acetylornithine aminotransferase, mitochondrial-like, translating into MNAVYIFPNHSISQTCFKPRQFFSLARESTLIGRSPGIQIRGSRWKGSFWWGLERGEGCKLYDVEGKEYLDLSAGIAVNALGHGDVDWLQAVVEQAATLTHTSNIFYTIPQVELAKRLVDSSFADRVFFSNSGTESNEAAIKFARKHQRQTTTNGKEPATEFIAFSNSFHGRTLGSLALTSKIQYRTPFEPIMPGVTFLEYGNAQAATELIKQGKIAAVFVEPIQGEGGIYSATKEFLQSLRNACDEAGALLVFDEVQCGLGRTGSLWAHQTYGIFPDMMTLAKPLAGGLPIGAVLVTERVASSINFGDHGSTFAGNPLVCSAALAVFDKISKPDFLSSVSKKGLYFKELLKQKLGGNPHVKEIRGLGLIIGIDLDVPATPFVDACRNSGLLVLTAGKGNVVRIVPPLIITEKEIKQAVDILFQTLQVLDK; encoded by the exons ATGAATGCAGTTTACATTTTTCCAAACCATTCAATTTCTCAGACATGTTTCAAACCCAGGCAATTTTTCAGTTTGGCAAGGGAGAGCACTTTGATTGGAAGAAGTCCTGGTATTCAGATTAGAG GATCGAGATGGAAGGGAAGTTTTTGGTGGGGACTTGAGAGGGGAGAAGGTTGCAAGTTGTATGACGTTGAAGGGAAAGAATATTTAGATTTGAGTGCTGGGATTGCTGTCAATGCGCTGGGGCACGGTGATGTAGATTGGTTACAAGCTGTTGTTGAACAAGCTGCCACCCTTACTCATACCAGCAATATATTCTACACAATCCCTCAG GTAGAACTTGCAAAGCGTCTTGTGGATTCCTCGTTTGCTGATCGTGTGTTCTTTTCAAATTCTGGAACTGAATCAAATGAAGCTGCTATAAAATTTGCAAGAAAACATCAGAGACAAACAACTACTAATGGGAAGGAGCCAGCGACAGAGTTCATTGCTTTTAGTAACTCCTTCCATGGGAGAACCTTGGGTTCTCTTGCTTTGACAAGTAAAATACAATATAGAACACCTTTTGAACCCATAATGCCTGGAGTGACCTTTTTAGAGTATGGAAATGCTCAGGCTGCAACAGAATTAATTAAGCAGGGCAAGATTGCTGCAGTTTTTGTGGAACCCATCCAAGGAGAAGGTGGAATTTACAGTGCCACAAAAGAATTTCTACAGTCTTTGCGCAATGCTTGTGATGAAGCTGGGGCACTTCTTGTGTTTGATGAG GTTCAATGTGGTTTAGGTAGAACAGGGTCTTTATGGGCTCATCAGACATATGGCATTTTTCCTGATATGATGACCCTTGCAAAGCCTCTTGCTGGAGGCCTACCTATTGGAGCAGTTTTGGTGACGGAGAGAGTTGCTTCTTCTATAAATTTTGGTGATCATGGAAGCACTTTTGCAGGAAACCCTCTTGTTTGCAGTGCTGCTCTTGctgtttttgataaaatatcaaaacctGATTTCCTTTCATCTGTGTCTAAGAAAGGTCTGTACTTCAAAGAACTACTCAAACAGAAGTTGGGAGGAAACCCACATGTGAAAGAAATTCGTGGTCTTGGACTAATCATAGGAATAGATTTAGATGTACCTGCCACGCCCTTTGTGGATGCTTGTCGAAATTCTGGCCTGTTAGTGTTAACTGCTGGAAAAGGAAATGTAGTGAGGATTGTCCCACCATTGATCATAACAGAGAAGGAGATCAAGCAAGCTGTCGACATTTTGTTCCAAACTTTACAAGTTCTTGATAAGTAG